The Halalkalibacter krulwichiae genome has a segment encoding these proteins:
- a CDS encoding benzoate/H(+) symporter BenE family transporter, giving the protein MMKIEKGVGYKNVISDLRQDINSRNVASGLVAGIFGLSVGLVFISAGTVAGLGTGLIMMWITSFYLINGLFGILVPAYYRQPLAMANSIPGALLFTAAIPMVGLGPVLGATLIAGLISLLVGFSGAMGKVMRFTPTPIVMGMIAGVLLNFGLNMVRPLESALLPTILMIGTFLVLTKLAPKFPAVLGSLAVGIIYLLISGINFSGIEFVVDYPRFVMPEFTLEAFLAYGLPLAIILVGMETPVGVSMLKSAGYKRIPTNGITAVNGFATMISSFFHLHSTCIAGPMTAICSSPDSGKREGRWVAAVIVGVIFTVSAPFYGGIVNLFEVLPGFFIAIIAGLALVKVLISAMSESFGSTHRLGAIFAFLVASSGIQIFSIGAAFWALVVGIVVSLVVETKDFKFGQQEEDYEESELELKSKGA; this is encoded by the coding sequence ATGATGAAGATTGAAAAAGGTGTAGGTTACAAGAACGTTATTTCCGATTTAAGGCAAGATATCAATTCTAGAAATGTTGCATCAGGATTAGTGGCAGGCATCTTCGGACTGAGTGTCGGTCTGGTCTTTATCAGTGCTGGTACAGTTGCTGGACTTGGTACGGGCTTGATCATGATGTGGATTACGAGTTTCTACTTAATTAATGGGTTATTCGGGATCTTAGTGCCGGCGTATTATCGTCAACCTTTAGCGATGGCTAATTCCATCCCGGGTGCACTGTTATTTACGGCAGCGATTCCCATGGTTGGGCTTGGACCTGTACTTGGAGCAACGTTGATTGCGGGCCTTATTTCCCTACTTGTAGGTTTCTCAGGAGCGATGGGAAAGGTAATGCGCTTTACGCCTACACCAATTGTGATGGGAATGATTGCTGGGGTTCTATTAAATTTTGGTCTTAATATGGTTCGCCCTTTGGAAAGTGCGTTGTTACCAACGATCTTAATGATTGGAACTTTCTTAGTTCTTACAAAACTAGCACCTAAATTTCCTGCGGTGTTAGGTTCATTAGCTGTTGGTATTATCTATCTACTCATAAGCGGGATCAATTTTTCTGGAATTGAATTTGTTGTAGATTATCCTCGATTTGTTATGCCGGAGTTTACATTGGAAGCATTTTTAGCATATGGTCTTCCGTTAGCAATTATTTTAGTAGGAATGGAAACACCTGTAGGCGTAAGTATGTTGAAATCTGCAGGCTATAAACGAATCCCAACAAACGGTATTACTGCTGTTAATGGATTTGCTACGATGATTTCATCTTTTTTCCACCTTCACAGTACATGTATTGCTGGACCCATGACGGCTATATGTTCATCACCTGATTCGGGGAAACGAGAAGGAAGATGGGTAGCGGCGGTTATTGTAGGTGTCATCTTTACGGTAAGTGCACCGTTTTATGGTGGTATCGTCAATCTGTTTGAAGTTTTACCTGGATTTTTTATTGCAATTATTGCGGGATTAGCCCTTGTAAAGGTGTTAATTTCAGCTATGAGTGAATCTTTTGGAAGTACTCATCGATTAGGAGCTATTTTTGCATTTTTAGTTGCCTCTTCCGGCATTCAGATCTTTTCCATAGGAGCTGCCTTTTGGGCATTGGTAGTCGGGATTGTTGTTTCCTTAGTAGTAGAGACGAAGGACTTTAAATTTGGACAACAGGAAGAGGACTATGAGGAAAGTGAATTAGAGTTAAAATCTAAAGGGGCATAA
- a CDS encoding enoyl-CoA hydratase/isomerase family protein, whose translation MSTTLSGTKTLTVKKANGVAEVHIHVNKTNSYDLEYYKELNAAIDDIRFDSSIKVAVLMSDMPKFFSAGANINFLKASEPRFKTQFCLFCNETLDKIARSPQVWIACLEGHTVGGGLEMALACDLRFMGDAAGKIGLPEITLGVLAGTGGTQRLARQVGHSKALDLNLTGETLSPQEALDIQLVDRVFPQEETRAKTLEYAEKIANSATYAASNIKLSIMNGKEMPLNVAIRYEGELQNLLFRSNDAQEGLSAFIEKRPADWSGQ comes from the coding sequence ATGTCAACAACATTATCAGGTACGAAAACGCTTACAGTTAAGAAAGCTAACGGGGTTGCTGAAGTACACATTCACGTAAATAAAACAAATTCATATGATCTTGAGTACTACAAAGAGTTGAACGCTGCAATAGATGATATCCGCTTTGATAGCAGCATTAAAGTAGCTGTGCTAATGAGTGATATGCCAAAGTTCTTCTCAGCGGGTGCAAACATTAACTTCCTTAAAGCTTCTGAGCCGCGTTTTAAGACTCAGTTCTGCCTATTCTGTAACGAAACATTAGATAAAATCGCTCGTTCTCCACAAGTGTGGATCGCATGTCTTGAAGGACATACAGTAGGTGGCGGTTTAGAAATGGCTCTTGCTTGTGACTTACGTTTCATGGGTGATGCAGCTGGTAAAATTGGTCTTCCAGAAATTACACTAGGTGTATTGGCTGGTACTGGTGGTACACAACGTCTAGCTCGCCAAGTAGGTCACTCTAAAGCATTAGACTTAAACTTAACAGGTGAAACACTTTCTCCACAAGAAGCATTAGACATTCAATTAGTAGATCGTGTCTTCCCTCAAGAAGAAACAAGAGCAAAAACATTAGAGTATGCTGAAAAGATTGCAAACAGTGCTACATATGCAGCATCTAATATTAAGTTATCAATCATGAATGGTAAGGAAATGCCTTTAAATGTTGCGATTCGTTATGAAGGTGAACTACAAAACCTATTATTCCGTTCGAATGATGCACAAGAAGGGTTAAGCGCATTTATTGAAAAACGTCCAGCAGATTGGTCTGGTCAGTAA
- a CDS encoding ABC transporter ATP-binding protein, whose translation MLDVQNLHSYYGESHILHDVSLQVKKGSVSVLLGRNGMGKTTTLHSIMGMVPPKKGKVVINGREIQGQPSYQVSKAGIGLVPQGRRIFPNLTVKENLLTTYRPVKDGWNLTKIYDMFPRLKERETSMGGNLSGGEQQMLSIGRALMTNPELLLLDEPSEGLSPLMVREVIKIIKTLKEDGLSMLLVEQNLSMASDLADHVYILNKGSVVFDGSSDEFDVEVRNKFLSLSS comes from the coding sequence ATGTTAGATGTTCAAAATCTTCATTCATATTATGGAGAGAGTCATATTTTGCATGATGTTTCATTGCAAGTTAAGAAAGGCTCAGTTTCCGTATTGTTAGGGCGTAATGGAATGGGGAAAACAACGACTCTTCATTCAATTATGGGAATGGTTCCCCCAAAAAAAGGTAAAGTTGTTATCAATGGTCGAGAAATTCAAGGGCAGCCTAGTTATCAAGTTTCAAAGGCTGGCATTGGACTTGTGCCGCAAGGGAGAAGAATCTTCCCTAACCTGACCGTTAAAGAAAATTTATTAACGACATATCGACCGGTGAAAGACGGATGGAATTTGACTAAGATTTATGATATGTTTCCAAGATTAAAAGAACGAGAGACTTCTATGGGTGGAAACTTAAGTGGCGGAGAACAGCAAATGCTTTCAATTGGAAGAGCATTAATGACCAATCCGGAGTTATTATTACTCGATGAACCATCTGAAGGGTTGTCACCTTTGATGGTTAGGGAAGTAATTAAAATTATTAAAACGTTAAAAGAAGATGGTTTATCAATGTTATTGGTAGAGCAAAATCTATCGATGGCATCAGATTTAGCTGACCATGTGTACATTTTAAACAAGGGAAGCGTCGTGTTCGACGGATCATCTGATGAATTTGATGTTGAGGTACGAAATAAGTTCTTATCTTTAAGCTCGTAA
- a CDS encoding CoA transferase subunit A, with protein sequence MRDKVQTLQEAIETHIQSGDSVVLGACLEPMIPFAAAHEIIRQEKKDLNVIAPISDILFDMLIGVGSVKKVTAAWAGNVSAGLGHNYRRSVEKAIPHKVKIEDHSNFSLGLALLGGAMGVPYLPTKSLLGTGLVKSNPKLKVEEYEGEKLVHVPSLNPDVAVLGVQRADKDGNAHLWGILELRKMPLLLVRKLFYLQKRSLTKR encoded by the coding sequence GTGAGAGATAAAGTACAAACGTTACAAGAGGCAATTGAAACACATATTCAAAGTGGTGATTCGGTTGTTTTAGGGGCTTGCTTAGAGCCGATGATTCCATTTGCGGCTGCTCATGAAATCATTCGACAAGAAAAGAAAGATTTAAATGTGATTGCACCAATATCAGATATATTGTTTGACATGTTAATTGGTGTAGGAAGCGTGAAAAAGGTAACGGCAGCTTGGGCAGGTAATGTGAGTGCGGGCCTTGGCCATAACTACCGTCGTTCAGTTGAAAAAGCAATACCACATAAAGTGAAGATTGAAGATCATAGCAACTTCTCACTAGGACTTGCGTTGTTGGGAGGAGCGATGGGAGTTCCTTATTTGCCAACAAAGTCATTGTTAGGAACAGGCCTTGTAAAAAGTAACCCTAAGTTAAAAGTTGAAGAGTATGAAGGAGAAAAATTGGTACACGTTCCTTCATTAAATCCGGATGTTGCAGTCCTAGGTGTTCAAAGAGCTGACAAAGATGGAAATGCACATCTCTGGGGAATATTGGAGTTGCGCAAGATGCCGCTCTTGCTAGTAAGAAAGTTATTTTACTTGCAGAAGAGATCGTTGACAAAGAGGTAA
- a CDS encoding ferredoxin: MAKYTMVDKDTCIACGACGAAAPDLFDYDDEGIATAILDDNQGITEIDSDLEDDLLDAEEGCPTESIKVSNEPFHSHVGS, encoded by the coding sequence ATGGCGAAATATACAATGGTAGATAAAGATACATGTATTGCATGCGGTGCATGTGGGGCAGCTGCTCCTGACCTATTCGATTACGATGATGAAGGCATCGCTACAGCTATTCTAGATGATAATCAAGGGATAACAGAAATTGATAGTGACTTAGAGGATGATTTGCTAGATGCGGAAGAAGGCTGTCCTACTGAATCTATTAAAGTATCAAATGAACCATTTCATTCTCATGTAGGCTCGTAA
- a CDS encoding NAD(P)/FAD-dependent oxidoreductase: MANNDIHEITIIGGGPTGLFAAFYAGMRNSSVKIIESLPQLGGQLAALYPEKYIYDIAGFPKVRAQELVDNLKEQASQFNPTICLEQMVENLEVLEDGLIRLTTNKEEHLTKTVILTAGNGAFKPRKIELEDAEKFETTNLHYFIDDLEKFRGKNVLVCGGGDSAVDWSLMLEPIANEVSLVHRRDKFRAHESSVTNLMASKVQIKTPYVPIQLNENSGRITSVTLEHTKEKSLETIEVDDVIINYGFLSSLGPMKNWGLNIEKNSIVVNSKMETNIPGVYAAGDVCTYDGKVKLIATGFGEAPTAINNAKAFIDPKAKVQPLHSTSVFA, from the coding sequence ATGGCGAATAACGACATACATGAAATAACGATCATTGGAGGTGGACCTACTGGTTTATTTGCTGCCTTTTACGCTGGTATGCGTAACTCCTCTGTGAAAATTATCGAAAGTTTACCTCAATTAGGCGGACAGTTAGCTGCACTTTATCCAGAGAAATACATTTATGATATTGCCGGATTCCCCAAAGTACGCGCTCAAGAACTAGTTGATAACCTTAAAGAGCAAGCTTCACAATTTAACCCTACTATTTGTTTAGAACAAATGGTTGAAAACTTGGAAGTATTAGAAGACGGTTTAATTCGATTAACAACTAACAAAGAAGAACACTTAACTAAAACCGTCATTTTAACCGCTGGGAACGGAGCCTTTAAGCCACGTAAGATTGAATTAGAAGATGCCGAAAAATTCGAAACAACAAATCTTCATTATTTCATTGATGATCTGGAAAAATTCAGAGGAAAGAATGTCCTTGTTTGTGGTGGTGGAGACTCAGCAGTTGATTGGTCTCTGATGCTTGAACCAATTGCCAACGAAGTTTCTCTTGTTCATCGGCGGGATAAATTCCGCGCACATGAATCAAGTGTTACAAATCTAATGGCTAGCAAGGTTCAAATCAAAACTCCATATGTGCCCATTCAGTTAAATGAAAATAGCGGTCGAATTACTTCTGTAACCCTTGAGCATACAAAAGAGAAATCATTAGAAACCATTGAAGTCGATGATGTCATCATTAACTACGGTTTCTTATCATCATTAGGTCCAATGAAAAATTGGGGATTGAATATTGAAAAGAATTCAATTGTCGTAAATTCCAAAATGGAAACAAATATCCCTGGGGTCTATGCTGCAGGAGATGTTTGTACGTATGACGGTAAAGTAAAGCTTATTGCTACAGGATTCGGAGAAGCACCAACGGCAATTAACAACGCAAAAGCTTTTATAGATCCAAAAGCAAAAGTTCAACCGCTTCACAGCACGAGTGTTTTCGCATAA
- a CDS encoding CoA-transferase subunit beta — MQQGHVNCGFIGGAEIDKYGNVNTSYIGDHQDPVIKLPGSGGAADIASLSQRLLVIMNHEKRRFKEKVDYITSPGYGDGGNWREEEGLPRGGIGALITTLGVMKPNPSRNELELLSIHPGVTLDQVKENTGWNLLVSEQLQETVAPSKEELEVIRSIDPEGFWTGKKKEE, encoded by the coding sequence ATGCAGCAAGGGCACGTGAATTGTGGATTCATTGGTGGAGCAGAAATTGATAAATACGGGAATGTCAACACGTCATACATCGGTGATCATCAAGATCCGGTTATCAAATTACCTGGTAGTGGTGGGGCGGCAGATATTGCCTCGCTTTCTCAAAGATTGCTCGTAATCATGAATCATGAAAAGCGGAGATTCAAAGAGAAGGTTGATTACATTACTTCTCCTGGCTATGGCGATGGTGGAAATTGGCGTGAAGAAGAAGGGTTGCCTCGAGGAGGAATTGGTGCACTTATTACTACACTTGGTGTTATGAAGCCAAATCCAAGTAGGAATGAACTAGAGTTATTATCCATTCATCCTGGAGTTACACTTGATCAAGTAAAGGAAAATACAGGTTGGAATTTATTAGTCTCAGAACAGCTACAAGAAACTGTTGCTCCTTCAAAGGAGGAATTAGAGGTTATTCGTTCAATTGACCCGGAAGGATTTTGGACAGGGAAGAAAAAGGAGGAATAA